In Aspergillus nidulans FGSC A4 chromosome II, a single window of DNA contains:
- a CDS encoding putative ubiquitin ligase complex F-box protein GRR1 (transcript_id=CADANIAT00004464), giving the protein MARSRQPTRFSSEAPSESSSSTSPERAADDDTDFFTLQANDSQSSIGAGNPRDSHIQNDPETVLPPIAYLPPEILISIFSKLSSPRDLLSCLLVCRIWALNCVGLLWHRPSCNNWDNLKKIAAAVGEEDSFFLYSSLIKRLNLSALTEDVSDGTVVPFSQCNRIERLTLTNCRKLTDIGVSDLVVGSRHLQALDVSELRSLTDHTLFKVAENCNRLQGLNITGCVKVTDDSLIAVSQNCRLLKRLKLNGVSQVTDKAILSFAQNCPSILEIDLQECKLVTNQSVTALMTTLQNLRELRLAHCTEIDDSAFLDLPRHIQMTSLRILDLTACENIRDEAVERIVSSAPRLRNLVLAKCKFITDRAVWAICKLGKNLHYVHLGHCSNINDSAVIQLVKSCNRIRYIDLACCSRLTDRSVQQLATLPKLRRIGLVKCQLITDASILALARPAQDHSVPCSSLERVHLSYCVNLTMVGIHALLNSCPRLTHLSLTGVAAFLREELTVFCREAPPEFTRQQREVFCVFSGEGVNRLRNHLNREAAPQRDANEATMYDDEEELDEDEGQVTGLMHAAAINDDDYINITPPHA; this is encoded by the exons ATGGCTCGTTCTCGGCAGCCAACTCGATTCTCGAGCGAAGCTCCTTCcgaatcatcctcgtcgacctcGCCTGAACGTGCTGCAGACGATGATACCGATTTCTTCACACTCCAAGCCAACGATTCACAGTCATCGATCGGCGCTGGGAATCCTCGTGATTCACACATCCAGAATGATCCAGAGACCGTATTGCCACCGATCGCCTACCTTCCACCAGAAATTCTCATATCCATATTCTCGAAACTAAGTTCTCCGAGAGATCTGTTGAGTTGTCTGCTGGTATGTCGTATATGGGCGTTGAACTGTGTCGGTCTTCTTTGGCATCGGCCGTCATGCAACAACTGGGACAACTTGAAGAAAATCGCGGCTGctgtgggagaagaagacagcttcttcctctatTCAAGTCTCATTAAGCGGCTGAATCTTTCCGCTCTTACAGAAGACGTCAGCGACGGGACCGTCGTTCCATTTTCCCAGTGCAACCGGATCGAGCGTCTCACATTGACAAACTGCCGCAAACTCACTGACATTGGCGTATCCGATCTGGTTGTCGGCAGTCGTCATTTGCAGGCCCTGGACGTCTCGGAACTACGGTCTCTTACCGACCATACTCTTTTCAAAGTGGCGGAAAATTGCAACCGTTTGCAGGGTCTCAACATCACTGGATGTGTGAAAGTGACAGATGATTCGTTGATTGCTGTTTCGCAGAACTGTAGGCTTCTCAAAAGA CTGAAATTGAATGGAGTGTCCCAAGTCACCGATAAAGCGATCCTGTCCTTCGCTCAGAACTGCCCATCTATCCTTGAGATCGATCTTCAGGAATGCAAACTCGTTACAAACCAGTCAGTGACGGCTCTTATGACAACGCTACAAAATCTCCGTGAACTACGACTCGCGCACTGCACAGAGATAGATGATTCTGCTTTCCTGGACCTTCCAAGACATATTCAAATGACTAGTCTTCGCATTCTTGATCTGACTGCGTGCGAGAATATCAGAGATGAAGCCGTTGAACGAATCGTTAGTTCGGCACCGCGGTTGCGGAACCTTGTACTCGCGAAGTGCAAGTTCATTACCGATCGTGCCGTTTGGGCCATTTGTAAATTAGGGAAGAACCTACACTATGTTCATTTGGGCCACTGCTCCAACATCAACGATAGTGCAGTGATTCAATTGGTCAAATCTTGCAACCGAATCCGATACATCGATCTTGCATGTTGCAGCCGCCTGACGGACAGGAGTGTACAGCAACTGGCAACTCTTCCGAAACTAAGGAGAATTGGCCTGGTCAAATGCCAGTTGATTACAGATGCTAGTATATTAGCACTTGCGCGGCCGGCCCAGGATCACTCGGTGCCATGCAGCAGCCTGGAAAGAGTGCATTTGAGTTATTGCGTCAACCTCACCATGGTT GGCATCCATGCTTTACTCAACAGCTGTCCTCGTCTGACGCACCTAAGCCTTACCGGAGTCGCAGCATTCTTGCGGGAGGAACTAACGGTATTTTGCCGTGAGGCTCCCCCCGAGTTCACCCGACAGCAGCGCGAGGTCTTCTGTGTTTTCAGCGGTGAAGGCGTCAACCGCCTTCGCAACCATCTGAACCGAGAAGCTGCACCCCAGCGG